A genomic region of Zygotorulaspora mrakii chromosome 7, complete sequence contains the following coding sequences:
- the MSS1 gene encoding Mss1p (similar to Saccharomyces cerevisiae MSS1 (YMR023C); ancestral locus Anc_2.573), producing the protein MISPPNRTVDIYVRCLYLSQRSVMNLCFRNFTLLLHRRSQSTISTRHLPTIYALSTPTGQRSAIAVVRVSGGHAKYIYRALTKTLQDPKPRTAILKKLYNPKSQVSRPNLLDHALTLFFPTPKSFTGEDVLELHIHGGKAVTRSVLKAIESLHDETSEKHIRYANAGEFSLRAFQNGKFDLTEIEGIRELIDAETESQRRSALSSLNGENRNKFDMWRSQIIANIAQLTAIIDFGEDTEMNDINDIFDTVETNMLRLKREIKDFIIKIEKSSILQSGIKLVLLGQPNAGKSSLINAISNEDISIVSQIPGTTRDALENLIEVNGFKVKICDTAGIRDNISDQIELLGIEKAIKKSHYCDICLILIDPTQKPLLSNEMKKILKSSQFVGKEIVIVINKKDLISGLGEKNSIESELRSQFDKKHPIIAISCLNFDGITNLVNKLTEMFQHMSDSGVEFDPIAVSQRVREILRNDILFGIEQFLINKQLDNDVVMASESLSHVADGIGKITGETVGIEEILGVVFSSFCVGK; encoded by the coding sequence ATGATTAGTCCACCTAATCGCACCGTTGATATCTACGTTAGATGCCTATATTTGTCACAAAGATCGGTAATGAATTTATGCTTCAGAAACTTCACACTTCTGCTGCATAGACGCAGCCAGTCAACAATAAGCACAAGACATCTTCCAACGATATATGCATTATCGACTCCCACTGGACAGCGATCAGCGATTGCCGTGGTAAGGGTATCAGGTGGCCATGCTAAATATATTTACCGTGCTCTCACAAAAACTCTGCAAGATCCCAAACCTCGAACAGctattctgaaaaaattatacAACCCCAAAAGTCAAGTGTCAAGACCTAATCTACTGGACCATGCTTTGACATTATTCTTCCCAACGCCAAAAAGCTTTACAGGAGAGGACGTTTTGGAATTGCATATACACGGTGGTAAAGCTGTGACAAGAAGTGTCCTGAAGGCTATTGAGTCTTTGCACGATGAAACGAGCGAGAAGCACATAAGGTATGCCAATGCAGGGGAATTTTCATTAAGAGCCTTTCAAAATGGCAAGTTCGATCTTACAGAAATTGAGGGTATCAGAGAACTGATAGATGCAGAGACAGAATCTCAACGACGGAGCGCATTATCAAGCCTCAATGGAGAGAATAGGAATAAATTTGATATGTGGAGATCTCAAATCATAGCGAACATCGCCCAGTTGACTGCGATAATAGACTTTGGAGAAGATACCGAGATGAATGATATAAATGACATATTTGATACGGTGGAGACTAATATGCTGCGACTCAAAAGGGAAATCAAAGACTTCATTATTAAAATCGAAAAATCAAGCATTCTACAAAGTGGAATAAAACTTGTGTTACTAGGGCAACCAAATGCTGGGAAATCATCGTTGATAAACGCAATCAGCAACGAAGACATATCAATTGTGAGCCAAATACCCGGAACAACCAGAGATGCAttagaaaatttgataGAGGTAAACGGCTTCAAAGTGAAGATCTGCGACACTGCGGGGATTAGGGATAATATTTCGGATCAAATTGAGCTTCTTGGAATTGAGAAAGCGATTAAAAAGAGTCACTACTGCGACATCTGTCTTATATTAATCGATCCGACCCAAAAGCCGCTTCTGAGTaatgaaatgaagaaaatactCAAATCCTCACAATTTGTTGGCAAGGAAATTGTTATTGTAATAAATAAGAAAGATCTGATATCGGGATTGGGGGAAAAGAACTCCATCGAGTCAGAGCTACGGTCacaatttgataaaaaacaTCCGATTATCGCCATCTCATGTCTGAATTTTGATGGAATAACAAATCTGGTAAATAAATTAACTGAAATGTTTCAACATATGTCCGATAGTGGTGTCGAGTTCGACCCGATAGCGGTATCTCAAAGAGTTAGAGAAATTCTTAGGaatgatattctttttggaaTCGAGCAATTTCTCATTAACAAGCAGCTTGACAATGACGTTGTTATGGCCTCCGAAAGCCTATCTCATGTCGCAGACGGCATCGGAAAGATCACTGGAGAGACAGTTGGCATAGAGGAAATTTTGGGCGTAGTATTTAGTAGTTTTTGTGTCGGGAAATAG
- the BLI1 gene encoding Bli1p (similar to Saccharomyces cerevisiae YKL061W; ancestral locus Anc_2.572), with product MKTHKIDILSVKVTRKVVEAAFGMKEPERSLRQDIEHCVDILQDVIDTESTKSISIFSKKTNENERWLEQLKPSFQLKNDQDLQKFQELKNAQTKKLNDIEQKIDYYERLFAELEEIQNELEVKAKLEKKRRSRANPS from the coding sequence ATGAAAACACACAAGATAGATATTCTAAGTGTAAAAGTAACTAGGAAAGTGGTGGAGGCAGCTTTCGGCATGAAAGAACCTGAGCGATCGCTGCGCCAAGATATCGAGCACTGTGTAGATATATTGCAAGATGTCATTGATACAGAATCAACAAAATCCATATCCATTTTTAGTAAAAAGACAAATGAGAATGAACGATGGCTAGAACAGTTGAAACCAAGTTTTCAACTGAAAAATGACCAGGACTTGCAAAAGTTccaagaattgaaaaacgcTCAAACGAAGAAATTAAATGACATCgagcaaaaaattgactATTATGAAAGGTTATTTGCTGAGTTagaagaaattcaaaatgagCTAGAAGTTAAAGcaaagcttgaaaaaaaaagaagatcaagGGCTAATCCCAGTTGA
- the ANR2 gene encoding Anr2p (similar to Saccharomyces cerevisiae YKL047W; ancestral locus Anc_2.571): protein MMRAHLNQGIVNARRSSIGSHLCKASQKVPISCMFLSHFEMKRGNIVVWSKKWSDTNCDVNLQDIELKSLPSGIHEVADDVINFVVSKYKGGGEDYYYGVAYFQQNGHTMAENSKNLDRSKVKMYSLGVVVNPNYKRNDTSNSGFYEWKPNQFTSANTYVSDLEDLLAHWFTKGEFENFEVFEKYFEANSLTNNITELASPVLQRSGKVAREFITPGKLTLDPVLENPGRRQMLEYLPYWIKILGPLVFTLYKSCLLGERILIMNPPGGSFESCNALNYCLSIISLIPKAVRASRQDDYYVRPLYTIGISDIEGMMSEFSGDFDDRKNKQGFIASTSDEILAYRTELYDKVLRLPSEFADQFNTQSPTITSNDDKPIKATHLEYELIGDVFKKYLHESISLWENVYSSEIEPMSWTQFILNGVHWLSTASSVKGSFHEEINQSEVTTGDIDNELETILNVVGYFHDKTANIFNKLKAIVTVAEDDECEEVICIPFTSLLEMDLDCFSLQDHDFVIALAQKWFQKTICISNDYLKAFC from the coding sequence ATGATGAGAGCCCATCTCAATCAGGGTATCGTCAATGCCCGTCGTTCCAGTATCGGGTCTCACCTTTGCAAGGCAAGTCAGAAAGTGCCGATAAGTTGTATGTTTCTCAgccattttgaaatgaaaaggGGTAATATTGTCGTGTGGTCCAAGAAATGGTCAGATACGAATTGCGATGTCAACCTTCAAGATATTGAGCTGAAGTCGCTACCATCCGGTATACATGAGGTTGCGGATGatgttatcaattttgttgTATCGAAGTATAAGGGCGGAGGGGAAGATTACTACTATGGGGTAGCCTATTTTCAGCAAAATGGCCATACAATGGCCGAAAATTCCAAGAATCTAGATAGAAGTAAAGTAAAAATGTATTCACTCGGCGTGGTTGTTAATCCCAACTATAAAAGGAACGACACATCAAATAGTGGATTTTATGAGTGGAAACCTAATCAATTCACAAGCGCTAATACTTATGTAAGTGATTTAGAAGATTTGCTGGCGCACTGGTTTACGAAAggagaatttgaaaattttgaggtgtttgagaaatattttgaggCCAACAGCTTAACCAATAATATAACGGAATTGGCATCACCAGTTTTACAAAGATCTGGCAAAGTTGCCCGTGAGTTTATCACTCCAGGCAAACTAACGCTTGATCCAGTTCTCGAGAATCCCGGCAGGCGCCAAATGCTAGAGTATTTGCCATACtggataaaaattttgggaCCTCTCGTCTTCACATTATATAAATCGTGTTTGTTAGGTGAAAGAATTTTAATTATGAATCCTCCCGGTGGATCCTTTGAAAGTTGCAATGCATTGAATTATTGTTTATCGATTATATCACTTATTCCTAAAGCAGTACGAGCGAGTAGACAGGATGATTATTATGTGCGACCATTATATACCATTGGAATTTCTGACATCGAGGGTATGATGTCTGAATTCTCTGGGGACTTCGATGATCGAAAGAATAAACAAGGTTTTATCGCTTCTACAAGTGATGAAATATTAGCATATAGGACTGAATTATACGATAAAGTCCTCAGACTTCCATCAGAGTTTGCTGATCAATTCAATACACAATCTCCAACTATCACATCCAATGATGATAAGCCAATAAAAGCAACTCATTTGGAGTATGAGTTAATTGGggatgttttcaaaaagtatCTTCATGAAAGTATCTCTCTATGGGAGAATGTATACTCGAGCGAAATTGAGCCTATGTCGTGGACGCAATTTATACTGAATGGGGTTCATTGGTTATCGACTGCTAGTTCAGTTAAAGGATCATTCCACGAAGAAATCAATCAGTCAGAAGTCACAACAGGCGATATCGATAATGAGCTCGAGACGATATTAAATGTAGTTGGTTATTTCCATGACAAAACAgcaaatattttcaataaactGAAAGCAATAGTAACTGTTgctgaagatgacgaaTGCGAAGAAGTAATATGCATTCCCTTTACGTCATTACTTGAAATGGATCTTGATTGCTTTAGTTTGCAAGATCATGATTTTGTTATAGCGCTTGCCCAAAAATGGTTTCAAAAGACTATCTGTATAAGTAATGATTATTTGAAAGCCTTCTGTTAA
- the DCW1 gene encoding putative mannan endo-1,6-alpha-mannosidase (similar to Saccharomyces cerevisiae DCW1 (YKL046C); ancestral locus Anc_2.570), with amino-acid sequence MVCYKKGLALLCTGILSSVQAVYLNLNDSQSLNNASALVAVGLMDYYTGTQYGQTIGMFSNPYYWWEAGGAWGCMLDYWYFLNNDTYNDLILQALVYQSGERNDYVPLNQSTTEGNDDQAFWGIAAITAAERNFTNPPPDEPQWLYLAQATFNTMALRWDTGTCNGGLRWQIFVWNSGYDYKNSVSNGALFHLAARLARYTGNHTYVEWAERVYDWMLGIKLISPGETKYVYDGVMVTDNCSGTPVSYQWTYNQGLLLSGCAYLYNYTKDETWGTRTWQFLNSSNVFFNNSVLYEATCQNYGTCNNDQRSFKAYFIRFLGATAQLIPETRDKIMNWINTSALASAQSCNGGLDGHTCGLDWSHDGWDGYYGLGEQMAALEAMVNTKCLDKPPPYNSTNGGTSNGSGAAGTEQGATNLSPLNITAGSKAGAAIITCVIGISIITAGVWLII; translated from the coding sequence ATGGTTTGTTATAAGAAGGGCTTGGCGTTGCTCTGCACGGGGATATTGTCAAGTGTACAGGCCGTGTACTTGAATTTAAATGACTCgcaatctttgaataatgCCAGTGCGCTTGTCGCTGTCGGTTTGATGGACTACTACACGGGTACTCAGTATGGTCAGACGATTGGTATGTTTTCAAATCCGTATTATTGGTGGGAAGCCGGTGGTGCATGGGGGTGCATGTTGGACTACTGGTACTTCTTGAATAATGATACCTACAACGACCTTATATTGCAGGCATTAGTGTATCAGTCGGGTGAGAGAAACGATTACGTGCCGTTAAATCAGTCCACCACAGAAGGAAATGATGACCAAGCTTTTTGGGGGATCGCTGCAATCACGGCAGCTGAAAGAAACTTCACAAATCCGCCTCCCGACGAGCCCCAGTGGTTGTATTTGGCACAAGCTACCTTTAATACTATGGCACTACGTTGGGATACAGGTACATGTAACGGTGGGCTTCGTTGGCAGATTTTTGTTTGGAACTCGGGTTACGACTATAAGAACTCTGTTTCCAACGGAGCTTTGTTCCATCTTGCTGCCAGATTGGCACGTTACACAGGTAACCACACTTATGTTGAGTGGGCAGAGAGGGTGTATGATTGGATGTTGGGAATCAAGTTGATAAGCCCTGGTGAAACGAAATATGTTTATGATGGTGTAATGGTGACAGATAACTGTTCGGGGACACCTGTCAGCTATCAATGGACCTATAATCAAGGTCTGCTTCTTTCGGGGTGCGCTTATCTGTATAATTATACAAAGGACGAAACTTGGGGGACAAGAACCTGGCAGTTTTTAAACTCATCCAacgtttttttcaataacaGTGTCCTATACGAAGCTACATGTCAAAATTATGGCACTTGTAACAATGATCAACGTTCCTTTAAGGCATATTTCATAAGATTTTTGGGCGCTACTGCACAATTGATTCCTGAGACGAGAGATAAAATCATGAACTGGATCAATACTTCGGCATTGGCATCAGCACAGTCATGTAACGGAGGGTTAGATGGACACACATGTGGTTTGGATTGGTCCCATGATGGATGGGATGGCTATTATGGTCTAGGTGAACAAATGGCTGCTTTGGAAGCAATGGTCAACACAAAATGTCTTGACAAGCCTCCTCCGTATAACAGTACCAATGGTGGTACATCAAACGGTAGTGGTGCTGCTGGTACGGAACAAGGAGCAACAAACTTATCTCCCCTAAATATTACAGCAGGTTCGAAAGCTGGTGCTGCTATTATCACATGCGTGATAGGTATCTCCATTATCACAGCTGGGGTTTGGTTAATAATATGA
- the UBC7 gene encoding E2 ubiquitin-conjugating protein UBC7 (similar to Saccharomyces cerevisiae UBC7 (YMR022W); ancestral locus Anc_2.569) encodes MTKTAQKRLLKELQQLNKDSPPGIVAAPKNENDLFVWDCLIQGPPDTPYEGGVFNAKLEFPKDYPLSPPKLTFTPSILHPNIYNNGEVCISILHSPGDDPNMYELAEERWSPVQSVEKILLSVMSMLSEPNIESGANVDACILWRDNRPEFERQVKTSILRSLGF; translated from the coding sequence ATGACGAAGACCGCGCAGAAACGGTTGTTGAAGGAGCTACAACAGCTTAACAAGGACTCGCCGCCAGGAATAGTGGCGGCACCAAAGAACGAAAATGACCTGTTCGTGTGGGATTGTTTGATCCAAGGACCTCCTGACACTCCGTATGAGGGAGGAGTGTTCAATGCCAAATTAGAGTTCCCCAAGGACTACCCTTTGTCGCCACCCAAGTTGACGTTCACGCCCAGCATCCTGCATCCCAACATTTACAACAACGGTGAAGTCTGCATTTCGATTCTGCACTCGCCTGGTGATGATCCCAACATGTACGAACTGGCGGAAGAGAGATGGTCGCCGGTGCAGAGTGTGGAGAAGATTTTGCTGAGCGTCATGAGTATGTTGAGCGAGCCCAACATTGAGAGCGGTGCTAATGTGGACGCTTGCATTCTATGGAGGGACAATCGGCCGGAGTTTGAAAGACAAGTCAAGACGTCGATCTTGAGGTCGTTGGGATTCTGA
- the MAC1 gene encoding Mac1p (similar to Saccharomyces cerevisiae MAC1 (YMR021C); ancestral locus Anc_2.568) — protein sequence MIIYDGEKYACVSCIRGHRSSTCRHTNRMLVKVRNRGRHGSLDIRKVIIVDADSQVQSEEKSPSCDNCIDSGATGDGKECEKMNKQPILFLKTVRTQNAVLSEGKLKIIVEDNGDSCCGNGNGLKDVRPGFKYVTEKEFLRQHCIDLANSEVGDSCGCKSKGLPLSVMNQQTSTPDPAMKLEYDELAIPKLGSSELSASISESKLGNDFRVSSDHNQTPISEQSVICNTSNNIGVDAEASANLLANGIVRNDNDNYHIDNASIHAILNQKPMVELLTHKGLYLSTQCSCADDSCLCANCLLHRNEQELSSYIQQSGVPLTNLGEAQLANSVKEPECAENCRCSDIECACHDCLDHPTDILSFNRLLFNGILNVPLKRKTVINYKGRLIPSHYWWDFLKFQVPLMTASQLDTLDMIAWFDSIISTYPLQLMDANAFNVHADTSIFGL from the coding sequence ATGATAATATACGACGGGGAGAAGTATGCGTGTGTTTCCTGCATACGCGGGCATCGCTCTTCGACTTGCCGACATACAAATCGAATGTTAGTCAAGGTGCGTAACAGAGGTCGTCACGGGTCATTAGACATCAGGAAAGTGATCATAGTGGACGCAGATTCCCAGGTGCAATCGGAGGAGAAGTCTCCTTCGTGCGACAACTGTATAGATAGTGGCGCGACTGGCGATGGTAAGGAAtgtgaaaagatgaataAACAACCAATACTGTTTCTGAAAACGGTGCGAACGCAGAATGCCGTTTTATCTGAAGGCAAGCTGAAAATCATTGTCGAGGACAATGGCGACAGCTGTTGCGGCAACGGCAATGGGCTGAAGGACGTGAGGCCGGGCTTCAAATATGTGACAGAGAAGGAGTTTCTGCGACAGCATTGCATCGATTTAGCGAATTCGGAAGTTGGTGATTCCTGCGGATGCAAGTCAAAAGGACTGCCGTTGTCCGTCATGAATCAGCAGACTTCAACGCCAGACCCAGCGATGAAACTGGAATATGACGAGCTAGCAATACCGAAACTGGGCTCCAGCGAACTGTCGGCGTCCATTTCTGAGTCGAAACTAGGGAACGATTTCCGAGTAAGTTCAGATCATAACCAGACGCCGATTAGTGAGCAGAGCGTTATTTGTAATACCAGTAACAACATAGGGGTGGACGCCGAAGCATCTGCAAATTTGTTGGCTAACGGGATAGTCAGAAATGACAACGACAATTACCATATTGATAACGCTTCGATACACGccattttgaatcaaaaacCAATGGTAGAATTGTTGACACATAAAGGGCTATATTTGAGTACACAATGCTCTTGCGCGGATGACAGTTGTTTATGTGCCAATTGTTTGCTTCATAGAAATGAACAAGAATTAAGCTCGTATATACAGCAAAGTGGGGTGCCTCTGACAAACTTAGGTGAGGCTCAGTTAGCAAATTCTGTTAAAGAACCCGAATGTGCAGAGAACTGCAGATGTTCGGATATCGAGTGCGCATGTCATGACTGTCTGGATCATCCGACGGATATTTTATCATTCAACAGACTTTTATTTAACGGAATCTTAAATGTTCcattgaagagaaaaactgTAATAAACTATAAAGGGCGATTGATCCCGTCTCATTATTGGTgggattttttgaagtttcagGTTCCTTTGATGACAGCCAGCCAGTTGGACACACTGGATATGATTGCTTGGTTTGATAGCATTATTTCCACATACCCCTTGCAACTGATGGATGCGAATGCTTTTAACGTTCATGCAGACACATCTATATTTGGATTATAG
- the FMS1 gene encoding polyamine oxidase (similar to Saccharomyces cerevisiae FMS1 (YMR020W); ancestral locus Anc_2.567) — MGVQEKSVVIIGAGISGLKAAAQLYGGGVKECVLLEARNRIGGRLNTVSGYKGRKYDMGASWHHDTIVNKLFLEEAELAKTSGQKRFVFDDDYPILIDDFRGRIDYNEDLYLEILDNELATFVDFEYRQKLGTPDCSFRDIILKYLFEKREFLTDDQIKYLPEVSRYLELWHGISWDKISAKDSFFGHQGRNALVLHYDKIVERIGRSFPQDWIKLDTEVKAIRREGNSVVVSTKGGGQYKADYVIVTVPQSILKLSLDNDVDVEGKIEFDPPLNSRIKTAFNTISYGSLGKVVFEFEKCLWSTKSTKIVTLAHAKDEIVSQVRNAANWQQLVGSSFAQRSVSPDSVWNFPLLFVNLAKSTGVPSFVMLMQEPLTQFVESLKGDKNRIFKFFNPVLDRLMDVLGAGQVVNEMHSDRVDSTNPVLKNIIVTNWSNDPFSLGAYSACHPGDEPLDMVTALTAGQDSRIRFAGEHTIMDGAGCAYGAYEAGIREANYVLENTNP; from the coding sequence ATGGGAGTGCAGGAAAAAAGCGTTGTAATAATTGGTGCTGGTATATCAGGACTGAAGGCAGCAGCACAGCTTTATGGAGGCGGCGTAAAAGAGTGTGTTCTGTTAGAGGCCAGAAATAGGATTGGTGGTAGGCTTAATACAGTTTCGGGGTATAAAGGTCGCAAGTATGATATGGGAGCTAGCTGGCACCATGATACGATAGTCAATAAACTGTTTTTGGAGGAAGCTGAGTTGGCAAAGACCAGTGGGCAAAAGCGATTTGTGTTTGACGACGATTATCCAATATTAATTGACGACTTCAGGGGCCGGATTGACTATAATGAAGACTTGTACttggaaattttggatAATGAACTGGCGACATTTGTCGATTTTGAATATAGACAAAAATTAGGTACTCCTGATTGTTCATTTCGTGacatcattttgaaatatctttTTGAGAAGCGTGAGTTCTTAACAGATGATCAGATAAAGTATTTACCAGAAGTTTCAAGGTATTTGGAACTTTGGCATGGCATAAGCTGGGACAAAATTAGTGCAAAggattcattttttggtcATCAAGGTCGAAATGCTTTGGTATTGCATTACGACAAAATAGTGGAGCGAATCGGCCGTTCGTTCCCTCAGGATTGGATCAAGCTCGATACTGAAGTGAAAGCTATCAGGCGCGAAGGAAACTCAGTTGTAGTCTCCACCAAAGGCGGGGGACAATACAAAGCTGATTACGTTATAGTGACCGTTCCTCAAAGCATCTTAAAGTTATCTTTGGACAATGACGTGGATGttgaaggaaaaattgaatttgaccCTCCATTGAATTCAAGAATCAAAACTGCTTTTAACACAATCAGCTATGGATCTTTGGGGAAAGTGGTTTTCgaatttgagaaatgtcTTTGGTCTACCAAAAGTACAAAAATTGTCACTTTGGCACATGCTAAAGATGAGATTGTTTCTCAAGTGCGGAATGCTGCTAACTGGCAACAGTTGGTAggttcttcttttgcacAAAGATCAGTAAGTCCAGATTCAGTATGGAATTTCCCCTTACTTTTCGTTAATCTTGCAAAGTCAACAGGTGTGCCAAGTTTTGTTATGTTAATGCAAGAACCCTTAACACAGTTTGTCGAATCACTAAAAGGTGATAAGAATCgtattttcaagtttttcaacCCAGTTCTTGATAGACTCATGGATGTTTTAGGAGCTGGACAAGTCGTCAATGAGATGCATAGTGATAGAGTTGATTCTACGAATCcagtattgaaaaatatcattgtAACTAACTGGAGTAATGATCCGTTTTCATTGGGCGCTTACTCTGCATGCCATCCGGGAGATGAACCTTTGGATATGGTCACAGCTCTGACAGCTGGACAAGATTCTCGAATCAGATTCGCCGGTGAACATACAATCATGGATGGTGCAGGTTGCGCGTATGGGGCATATGAGGCAGGAATTCGTGAAGCAAATTACGTGCTTGAAAATACTAATCCTTAA
- the PRI2 gene encoding DNA primase subunit PRI2 (similar to Saccharomyces cerevisiae PRI2 (YKL045W); ancestral locus Anc_2.566), whose protein sequence is MFRQSKKRVAARKNFGSLNNDSVDGTSQFILGSSTTEQERKLYESLYASKLSFYDLPPSGEITLDQFETWAIDRLKILLEIESGISRNKNVKEIEKIIKPQFDKLLPFNNDNFEDKKKDYYSHFILRLCFCRSKELREKFVRAETLLFKIRFGILTSYDQIKFVQSLNLPMLQFITEEEKNEISKQLYQTVSSQLQFQLNLTDENTRMQFFKQERFIKLPFENVIELVGNRQVFLKNGLAYLPQFQQLNLIANQFSNKLSDELLRTYKYLPHLNEDDRLLPILHHLSSGYTISDFQQQPDANANGNGEINANSVYTEEILSNFPLCTKNLFNALKENHHLRYTGRQQLSLFLKGIGLSADEALQFWQDAFTRDGHISVEKYDKEYKYNFRHNYGLQGSRINYKPWDCRTILSKPRPARGEYHGCPYRDWNADKLASELQSMNLSSGQITSVLDSCEKSEFTVACTKTFEFTHKDQDTFNGEVTDQSHIAHPNLYFEKSRQLQKKKENAAQQNQQIAIK, encoded by the coding sequence ATGTTTAGACAGAGTAAAAAGAGAGTGGCAGCTCGGAAGAACTTCGGCTCCCTTAATAATGATAGTGTTGATGGCACCAGTCAGTTTATTCTGGGGTCTTCGACAACTGAGCAGGAGAGAAAACTATATGAGAGCCTATACGCatcaaaactttcattCTACGATTTGCCTCCAAGTGGAGAAATAACTTTAGATCAGTTCGAAACATGGGCAATTGATCGACTAAAGATACTGCTAGAGATAGAGTCCGGCATATCAAGAAACAAGAACGTGAAAGAGATCGAGAAGATTATCAAACCGCAATTTGATAAACTACTGCCGttcaataatgataattttgaagacaaaaaaaaagactaCTACTCGCATTTCATTCTAAGATTATGTTTCTGTAGGTCAAAAGAACTGAGGGAAAAGTTTGTTAGAGCTGAAACTTTGTTATTTAAGATACGATTCGGTATACTGACCTCATACGACCAAATAAAATTTGTTCAATCTTTAAACCTGCCCATGCTACAATTTATtactgaagaagagaagaatGAAATCTCAAAACAATTATACCAAACAGTGTCGTCACAGTTACAGTTCCAGCTAAATTTGACAGACGAAAACACGAGGatgcaatttttcaagcaaGAAAGATTTATCAAGCTTCCTTTCGAAAACGTTATAGAATTAGTTGGTAATAGGCAGGTTTTCTTAAAAAATGGTCTTGCCTATCTGCCACAgtttcaacaattgaacttgattgcaaatcaattttcaaataaattaTCAGATGAATTATTAAGGACATACAAATATCTGCCTCATTTGAATGAGGATGACAGATTATTGCCAATACTGCATCATTTGTCTTCTGGTTACAcaatttcagattttcaacagcaacCAGATGCGAATGCAAATGGAAATGGAGAAATTAATGCAAATTCTGTATACACTGAGGAaattctttccaatttcCCCTTGTGCACTAAAAATCTCTTCAATGCtctgaaagaaaatcatcatttgaGGTATACAGGTCGTCAACAACTGAGTTTATTTCTTAAGGGTATTGGTTTAAGCGCTGATGAAGCTTTACAGTTTTGGCAAGACGCTTTTACAAGAGATGGTCATATTTCTGTTGAAAAGTATGACAAAGAATACAAATACAATTTTAGGCATAATTATGGGCTACAAGGTAGTAGAATTAATTATAAGCCTTGGGACTGTCGAACAATTTTGTCTAAACCAAGACCCGCCCGAGGCGAATACCACGGTTGTCCTTATAGAGATTGGAATGCTGATAAATTGGCTTCTGAGCTTCAATCAATGAATTTGTCATCCGGTCAAATTACTAGCGTACTGGATTCTTGTGAAAAGAGTGAATTTACGGTTGCGTGTacaaaaacttttgagtTCACACACAAGGATCAGGATACATTCAATGGTGAAGTTACTGACCAGAGCCATATTGCCCACCCCAATTTgtactttgaaaaatctagACAattacagaaaaaaaaagaaaacgcTGCACAACAGAATCAACAGATAGCTATAAAATGA